In Indicator indicator isolate 239-I01 unplaced genomic scaffold, UM_Iind_1.1 iindUn_scaffold_346, whole genome shotgun sequence, a single window of DNA contains:
- the KAT7 gene encoding histone acetyltransferase KAT7 has protein sequence HLTGKHERHFSISGCPLYHNLSADECKVRAQSRDKQIEERMLAHRQDDNNRHATRHQAPTERQLRYKEKVAELRKKRNSGLSKEQKEKYMEHRQTYGNTREPLLENLTSEYDLELFRRAQARASEDLEKLRLQGQITEGSNMIKTIAFGRYELDTWYHSPYPEEYARLGRLYMCEFCLKYMKSQTILRRHMAKCVWKHPPGDEIYRKGSISVFEVDGKKNKIYCQNLCLLAKLFLDHKTLYYDVEPFLFYVMTEADNTGCHLIGYFSKEKNSFLNYNVSCILTMPQYMRQGYGKMLIDFSYLLSKVEEKVGSPERPLSDLGLISYRSYWKEVLLRYLHNFQGKEISIKEISQETAVNPVDIVSTLQALQMLKYWKGKHLVLKRQDLIDEWIAKEAKRSNSNKIMDPSCLKWTPPKGT, from the exons GTCACCTGACTGGAAAGCATGAGCGACACTTCTCCATATCAGGATGTCCACTCTATCATAACCTCTCAGCAGATGAGTGCAAG GTGCGAGCGCAGAGCCGGGATAAGCAGATTGAGGAGAGGATGCTGGCCCATCGGCAGGATGACAACAACAGGCATGCCACCAGGCACCAG GCACCAACAGAGAGACAGCTGCGATACAAAGAGAAAGTGGCTGagctcaggaagaaaagaaactcaGGACTAAGCAAGGAGCAAAAGGAGAAGTACATG GAGCACAGACAAACCTATGGCAACACCAGGGAGCCTCTGCTGGAGAACCTGACGAGTGAGTATGACCTCGAGCTCTTCCGGAGGGCACAAGCACGAGCATCTGAGGACCTG GAGAAGCTGAGGCTCCAGGGGCAGATCACAGAAGGCAGCAATATGATCAAAACCATTGCTTTTGGCCGTTATGAGCTGGACACCTGGTACCACTCTCCCTACCCAGAGGAGTACGCTCGCCTGGGCCGCCTCTACATGTGTGAGTTCTGCCTCAAGTACATGAAGAGCCAGACCATCCTGCGCAGGCACATG GCTAAATGTGTTTGGAAACATCCACCTGGGGATGAGATCTACCGCAAAGGCTCCATTTCGGTGTTTGAGGTGGATGGGAAGAAGAACAAG ATCTACTGTCAAAACCTGTGTCTGCTGGCAAAACTATTCCTGGACCATAAAACACTGTATTATGATGTTGAACCCTTCCTCTTCTATGTCATGACAGAAGCTGACAACACTGGCTGTCACCTGATAGGGTATTTCTCCAAG gagaagAATTCTTTTCTCAACTACAATGTTTCTTGTATCCTGACAATGCCCCAATACATGAGGCAAGGTTATGGCAAGATGCTCATTGACTTCA gtTACCTGCTTTCTAAAGTAGAAGAAAAAGTTGGCTCCCCAGAACGCCCTCTGTCTGATTTGGGCCTCATCAGCTACCGTAGCTACTGGAAGGAAGTTCTCCTTCGTTACCTGCATAACTTCCAAGGAAAAGAGATCTCTATCAAAG aaatCAGCCAGGAGACTGCAGTGAACCCTGTCGACATCGTTAGCACCTTGCAGGCACTTCAGATGCTCAAGTACTGGAAGGGAAAGCACCTGGTCCTGAAAAGACAG GACCTGATTGATGAATGGATTGCCAAGGAGGCCAAAAGATCCAACAGCAACAAGATCATGGATCCCAGCTGTTTGAAATGGACCCCTCCTAAGGGAACTTAA